A window of Augochlora pura isolate Apur16 unplaced genomic scaffold, APUR_v2.2.1 APUR_unplaced_5812, whole genome shotgun sequence genomic DNA:
aattcgcattttAAAATCCAATTCTTTTGTGACAGTTTGACAGAGTTACAGTGCTTCACggtttttgtatttaaattgcatCTTAAGTAGTAAACTACGAACTTACGTTTCTTGGAAAAGTTTATTGCTGCTGTCCAGTATCAGTTGCCcgctataattatttccacaTATAAATGTAGTGTATGCCACAACAAAGTGGATGCTAAGCATCACTGCGTCTCTGTCATTCGACTCCGTAATACTTATAAAAAACTGTAACATACGAAATGCAGCCTCTTTATACTTCATTCGAGGATAAAAATTTCGTATgattcatttctttctttacagttatacttttttatGCCAATAACGCTTACCCGATAAACATTTACACCGAACGATACAATAACTACTATTGTTAGGAATAAACACGTCATCGTCAAATCGTCCGTGTACTTTTTAGCATAGCTTTTGTAACAGAAACCATAATTTTCCAGCACGTAGATCATCGAAAGACGtagaacgaataaaatatataatattagtataataaaacttatgacaataatatttgaatatgtGAATAACATTTTGATGGAGATACCAACTGAATAGCACGACGATGCATATCCGCTGCTGATCGTATGTCCATCATTTTTACTGATATCGAATTCGAGTTCGCCGCTGTGTTCACTGCATT
This region includes:
- the LOC144477978 gene encoding odorant receptor 10-like; translation: MLKVATYRMQNAVNTAANSNSISVKMMDIRSAADMHRRAIHYAKKYTDDLTMTCLFLTIVVIVSFGVNVYRFFISITESNDRDAVMLSIHFVVAYTTFICGNNYSGQLILDSSNKLFQETYNSLWYRIPPKMQKLVLFSMLRSQTEVAFNLSGLFIPCYEGFTMMMSSSFSYFTLLCSV